Part of the Pseudoliparis swirei isolate HS2019 ecotype Mariana Trench chromosome 3, NWPU_hadal_v1, whole genome shotgun sequence genome, ACTGTGACAGTGGGAGTTGAGTCAAGTGCAGTTTAGTCATTGTCATAGTGTCTCGTGGTCTAAGAGGATCACAACCAGACATGTTGACCAGAGTCTCTGTGAATCTCTTTCCTGTGGCGCTCTGCAGAGACCACACAGCGGCCGGGTTGATCATTAACTGGTGAGCGGGGGCGTCCGCTGGTGAGTCCAGCCGCTCCGCAGCCCACAACACATTCACTCTCGTTCCCCTCATCTTTTGACCCCTTTGGTTCCTCATCGTCTGCCCCACATCGGACACAAGCCAGGTGAGTCCGGACGTCTTGGAGTTCACCAACAGCTTTTTTTGACTCCGGCCGATCGACGTCCAGAGAGAAGTTTGATCAGTTTCAGCGCTGCTAAAAACAATCCGTCGTTTCCATACTGAGTTTTGAAGAGAAGACTCTGCAGAGCCACGGATCCAGAGCCTTATCTTGAACGCCATGTTGGTGGACTCCTAAAGTTCACCTGCTTCAGTGTATTCCTTGTTCTGTGTATTTAGTGTATTGCAGCTCAGCCAAAACAGGTTCTGAAACAGCAACCTTCAGTCTGCCGGTAAACACAGCGGCAAACATCAAGTGACCCTGGAGCCAAAAGATCCGCCCACAGAAACCACCGTTGTGGATCTGATACCACTACACCTGAACCAGGGGGCCGCTGGCGAAAAGGAAATCGCCTGGAGGATTCCTGCTTGCTGTCGGCTTATTATTCACAGCAAACATCCAGATATCAGTCCTGATAACCCTCTGGGACACCCTGCTTGGACGATACAGAGTGCACCAATGAATCAGACCATCAGAGTTAGTCATCAGGTCTTCTCGAGGGCCTCTGGTGCTCAGAAACCACAAACAAAGTGTCATgaggtgtcacggatgtcgcagcgagagaggacccaaatgccgacataactgcAAAAACTAATATTTGATTCCACAAACCAGACAGGCCGACAAAACGCTGAACAAACGGTACGACGCCACACGGAacgagacgaacagggtttacatacacaggcaggcggaggtgattggacaacggggaacgagacacaggtggacacaatgagggcggggccagcaatcacacagaaggaaccaatcaggaccagggcagacaaccacagggagacagacgacacaaggacttcaaaacaagacaacaactccGGGTCGTGACACAAAGGTTCCTTGTTGTCACGTTAATGTGGCCTGGTAGTCGGCCTGAGTTTGGACTCTCCAGGCGGGGAACACCTCACGGCTGCTTCCTGGTTGTCAGTATTCTGGTCTATTCTCGAAAGGATTTCTGCAAATTCAATATATCTTGTATAATTGAGACAAAGGTCCAGGAGAACGCTGTGTAGTGGGGAACGAGAGAGATTTACGTTGTGAAAACCACATGTGACAGTAGATGCCGTTGATGATGTCTCTTGTGTCTTCCAGGCTGGTTGTTTGGAAATGAAgctgtgtcttcttcttctcttgcttGGTCTCTGCTGTCGGGGACTGACTGTAAGAAGAACCTCCGCCGTGTAAACTGTGTTTCTCAGAGGAAacgtctctgctgctcctcgcTCCTCAGAGACTGAACCCCGCCTGTGCTCCTGTGTTCAGGAGGAGCTCGCTCCAGCTCCCCATGTCTCCGGCCTTGtagctgaagaggaggagacggatgaGGAGCGTCCCGGCTGTGGAGGAGGGCGAGCGTTCAGCCACGAGGAGCGCAGGGCGATAGGGGGTGCCGTAGAGCGACTGGGCCTCCGGCTCCTGGAGAAGCTTCTTCTTGGTGCCCAGCAGCCCAACGTCATCCTGTCGCCGCTCAGCGTGGCCGTGGCCCTCGCTCAGCTCAGCTTGGGTCAGTCGGCTGTCGTTTGCATTTCATAAGATTTGATCCATAACAGCCACTTCACTTCAAAGCGCTGACGATTCTTCTTaattcttttaaatattttgtattgattaaACTGATTCATGTATGTTTTTCTCTCAGGCGCTCGCAATGAGACggagaagctgctgctggagagcCTCCACGCTCTCAACCTGCCGTGTTACCATCACACACTGGGAGGCCTTCTATCCCAGTCCAACCACACAGCGCTGGAGGTGGCCACACGCATGTACCTGAGGCCAGGTGAGTGGCGTGAGGGTTTGTCAATGACGATCAGGGAACTTCTTGTCTCATCCACCTCTCAaccttttctgtctttctttctttcatctctCAGGATTTGAAGTGAAGTTGTCTTTCATTGAGGACTCTCTGGCCAGGTATCGGTTACAGCACGAGGCATGCAGCacctgattattattatgaggagAAACACTGCACACTCGACATTTACTGGGACACAACGACTTTGCATGTCTCCACCTCCGGTTCTGTGAGGTGAACCCAATGCTTAAGCGTcttaaaacctgcattctctctcctgaccagcagggggcgacatcACAATGACTACAAACACTTCTAATTAACAGTCTACGGTCTCAATTATTAATAAGGCACAGAGTGTCAGACAACTGTCAACGGAGTCTTGACTCAAACTGTAggggggtccaggtccaggtccaggtccaggtccaggtccaggtccaggtccaggtccaggtccaggtccaggtccaggtccaacCAGCAGTGAAGAGCTACATATACTGGCGAGCTAATGGGTACATGAGGAGCAGCTGTGGGAAGGTTGTCACATGATTCTTGGGTGGGAAGGCTCTCAGGGGACACCTGCTGGTCATGTGGGGAATAGCCTGAAAGATAGACATTGATTAGATGACTGATgctggaggagaagggagagccAACAGCCTCAATGTGCCCAGAGACCATCTCCCTGAGAGGCACGTGGTCTCAAGATATTGAGACTTCACTGATGTGAACACAGTAATAAtgaattatttttctaaaaCACGCTGTGTAAATGTCtcgtgttttttgttgtgtttgttttctcttcagGTACAAATCATCCCCGGCCCCTTTGGTCTCTGTGGAGGAGGTCAACCAATGGGTGGAGAGTGCCACCAATGGTCACATCCCCAACTTCCTGGAAAGTATTCCACATGGCGTGGTGCTCATGCTCTTGAATGCTGTGCACTTCAAAGGTAAACCAACCTCAGGCCTCTCAGTGCGGGGATGTCTGCATTCACATCCAGAATTTGGAGACAGTCGGACAAGTTTCTGTCGTCCGAAGCGTTCTAGTTTCCATCTGGGGTCGGATTAGCATTTACCAATCGCGTTGGAGGAGGAGTTGGTTGAATACAGGTGAACGGTCTTCGGCCTCAGTCAACTTACTGGCTTTAACTCTAGTGCGACTAGTTCAGCAGACCAGAGTGGCCCagatgtctctctccccccaaaaaaatgccCTTCTTAGTGGAACCACCCCCGGCCAGTTAGGATATAAAATCCTTCCGGTCTATCCAGAGCCTACAAAGGACCATCCTTGCCAGATGCCTGAACCCTTTCATCGCTTCAGTTACACAACAGCTGCTCAAGGCAATGAGCTCCTACTGGAAGCCAGATTACCTGCAGAGTAGCATCCTCGTTGATTTATCTGATCCGTGTTCTCATCCCTCGGAAGACTCAGATTTGATTGCAGTCTCCAAAGCCAGATCAACATCCAAAGCCTACGGCAATCGTTGTCGTTTACAAGCAGCTATTCTCAGGATCCTTTAATCACCACTCAAGGATAAGAACCCAAGACGAATTACGTCCTCCACACGCCCATCTGCCTTATTTGACAGTGGTGGAAGACACAGGAATCATGGAAAGACAGAAAGGGAACTGTGGACATTGTAGTTATGTGGCAAACCATTAACATACTGAGGAGTTCCAACTCTGATATTCAATGGGGGTTCAAATTGCTTTATGGTATTGACCCTAATACCCTGAGATAAGGCATCCTTCAGACCATGTGGCTCCAATGCTGATTATGAAGTATGACTTTAGTTTGTTAGATCCAAAGTCAGAGCCGGGCAGCTGATGAATTtatgttgtaaaaaataaaaaataaacagatttCCCCTCAATGATTCCTTCTTGTGTTTGTCAGGTGAATGGCAGACACGGTTTGACCCCCTGTTGACCTCTAAGGGAGTCTTCTACCTGAATAACCAGAACTCTGTCTCGGTGGACATGATGAAGTCTGCTCAGTACCCTCTACGCCTGCTGCATGATCCAGAGCTGGAAGCTCAGGTAATATCAGGCGGTTTTGGTTAGTGACGGCGTCGATACTGTCCACAAATAATAGAGAGCTGCAGAAATGAGTCCTGAAACCCAGAAAtgagtcattaccttcgcattgaaaatgccggaaggttatgttttgatcgccgtgtatttatttatttatttatttgtatgcgtgttattcgcaaaactcaaaaagtattgaaccgaatcgcatgaaatttggtgggatgattgtttattatccggggaccagttgattagattttgggatcgatcgggtcaaaggtcaaaggtcaaaggtcatgaagaggtcaaaatctttcgcagaactcaaaaagtattgaaccgaatcgcatgaaatttggtgggatgattgttta contains:
- the serpinf2a gene encoding alpha-2-antiplasmin isoform X1, producing the protein MWPGSRPEFGLSRRGTPHGCFLVAGCLEMKLCLLLLLLGLCCRGLTEELAPAPHVSGLVAEEEETDEERPGCGGGRAFSHEERRAIGGAVERLGLRLLEKLLLGAQQPNVILSPLSVAVALAQLSLGARNETEKLLLESLHALNLPCYHHTLGGLLSQSNHTALEVATRMYLRPGFEVKLSFIEDSLARYKSSPAPLVSVEEVNQWVESATNGHIPNFLESIPHGVVLMLLNAVHFKGEWQTRFDPLLTSKGVFYLNNQNSVSVDMMKSAQYPLRLLHDPELEAQVASFPFKGNTSFLVVMPLSNRGNLSYLLPKLNISDLYRRLPHEKTMQVNLPKVKLQYRQELQEALTSMGLGSLFLAPDLSGISDRPLSVTGVRHASAMELSEEGVEASATTVVTSMRSVSQFSVNSPFLFALVDDASLAPLFMGIVTNPAPDHDLMLNDDPGHNATMSDQPVADDIRNRDTDSDAESCGAPAGGRQQLQGEDGPGGKTE
- the serpinf2a gene encoding alpha-2-antiplasmin isoform X2 — protein: MKLCLLLLLLGLCCRGLTEELAPAPHVSGLVAEEEETDEERPGCGGGRAFSHEERRAIGGAVERLGLRLLEKLLLGAQQPNVILSPLSVAVALAQLSLGARNETEKLLLESLHALNLPCYHHTLGGLLSQSNHTALEVATRMYLRPGFEVKLSFIEDSLARYKSSPAPLVSVEEVNQWVESATNGHIPNFLESIPHGVVLMLLNAVHFKGEWQTRFDPLLTSKGVFYLNNQNSVSVDMMKSAQYPLRLLHDPELEAQVASFPFKGNTSFLVVMPLSNRGNLSYLLPKLNISDLYRRLPHEKTMQVNLPKVKLQYRQELQEALTSMGLGSLFLAPDLSGISDRPLSVTGVRHASAMELSEEGVEASATTVVTSMRSVSQFSVNSPFLFALVDDASLAPLFMGIVTNPAPDHDLMLNDDPGHNATMSDQPVADDIRNRDTDSDAESCGAPAGGRQQLQGEDGPGGKTE